A part of Podarcis muralis chromosome 15, rPodMur119.hap1.1, whole genome shotgun sequence genomic DNA contains:
- the FOXRED1 gene encoding FAD-dependent oxidoreductase domain-containing protein 1, translated as MIRGRRLLGGLRPLLAAASPSASPAEPRRPFRTGEPRLYDPVKDLEKGVIDAYKKMKDFLPGSSWHPGHITEGLPPDHADVVIVGGGVIGWSIAFWLKMKEPQRNAYRVVVVEKDIKYSKASTVLSVGGIRQQYSIPENIKMSQFSANFLRTINQYLGVVTQPPIDIQFNPSGYLFLASEDGAALLEENVGIQRREGAEISLLSPAQLKKKYPWLNTDGVALASIGLENEGWFDPWTLLNAFRNKAISLGVYQSCGEVKSFDLYTEELRTHDGDRINFSRIKGVHVQMPESIESTKIECGFVVNAAGAWSSSVAEMAGIGTGPPHSMLGIRLPVEPKKRYVYVWHCPDGPGLECPLLIDTTGAYFRREGVGGNYLGGLSPTEEEEPDIQDLEVDHEFFQDKVWPKLAHRVPNFQSLKVKSSWAGYYDYNIFDQSPVIGVHPLVENLYFATGFSGHGLQQSPAVGQALAELIIDGKFKAIDLSIFSFNRFFKGNKAVERNII; from the exons ATGATCCGCGGGCGGAGGCTGCTGGGCGGGCTGCGGCCTCTGCTGGCCGCGGCGAGTCCTTCAGCGAGCCCGGCGGAGCCTCGCCGGCCGTTTCGTACAGGGGAGCCCCGACTTTACGACCCCGTCAAAG ATTTGGAGAAGGGAGTCATCGATGCCTACAAGAAAATGAAAGACTTCCTTCCCGGCAGTAGCTGGCACCCCGGGCATATTACAGAAGGTTTACCTCCTGACCATGCTGATGTGGTCATTGTTGGGGGTGGAGTAATAGGCTGGTCTATTGCCTTCTGGCTGAAGATGAAAGAACCACAGAGAAATGCATATCGAGTAGTGGTGGTGGAGAAAGACATTAAG TATTCCAAAGCATCTACAGTACTCTCTGTAGGGGGAATACGGCAGCAGTATTCGATTCCAGAAAATATCAAGATGAGCCAGTTTTCTGCAAACTTCCTGCGTACCATCAAC CAATACCTTGGTGTTGTCACCCAGCCACCCATAGATATTCAGTTTAACCCATCGGGCTATCTCTTCCTGGCTTCAGAGGATGGAGCTGCTCTGCTGGAGGAGAATGTTGGGATTCAAAG GAGGGAAGGAGCAGAGATCTCACTACTATCACCGGCACAACTGAAAAAGAAGTATCCGTGGTTGAATACAGATGGAGTAGCTTTGGCTTCCATTG GCTTGGAAAATGAGGGATGGTTTGACCCCTGGACTCTTCTCAACGCTTTCCGGAACAAAGCAATATCGTTGGGCGTCTACCAGAGCTGCGGCGAAGTGAAAT CTTTCGACTTGTATACAGAAGAACTGAGGACACATGATGGGGATCGTATTAATTTCTCCCGTATCAAGGGTGTTCAT GTCCAGATGCCCGAAAGTATAGAATCCACCAAAATAGAATGTGGTTTTGTGGTGAATGCAGCAGGAGCTTGGTCAAGCAGTGTGGCAGAGATGGCTGGCATTGGAACTGGGCCGCCACACTCAATGCTGGGCATCAGACTTCCTGTGGAACCCAAGAAAAG GTATGTCTATGTCTGGCACTGCCCTGATGGACCTGGCTTGGAGTGTCCTCTGCTAATCGACACCACAGGAGCTTACTTCCGGAGGGAAGGCGTGGGTGGCAACTACCTTGGAGGCTTAAGCCCTACGGAA GAGGAAGAGCCAGATATCCAGGACCTGGAAGTAGATCATGAGTTCTTCCAGGATAAAGTCTGGCCCAAGCTGGCTCACCGGGTGCCAAACTTTCAATCCTTGAAG GTGAAGAGTTCTTGGGCTGGTTACTATGACTACAACATCTTTGACCAGAGTCCTGTGATTGGTGTGCACCCACTGGTGGAAAACCTCTATTTTGCCACAGGCTTCAGTGGACACGGACTTCAGCAGTCACCAGCTGTGGGCCAAGCCCTAGCTGAGCTCATAATTGATGGGAAATTCAAGGCCATCGACCTAAGCATATTCTCCTTCAACAGGTTCTTCAAAGGGAACAAGGCTGTAGAAAGGAATATCATTTAA
- the LOC114585468 gene encoding cryptochrome-1-like: MTNISIHWFRKALRLHDNPALLAAMKDSAEVYPIFILDPWFPKNMRVSVNRWRFLVESLRDLDESLKKLNSRLFVVRGSPAEAFPELFKKWKVTLLTFEVDTEPYARRRDAEVVRLAAEHGVQVVQKVSHTLYDTERIIIENNGKAPLTYTRLQTVLASLGPPKRPVPAPSLENMKECSTPVTEDHDKEYGIPSLEELGQDPKTAGPHLYPGGESEAIARLDLYMKRTSWVCNFKKPDTSPNSLTPSTTVLSPYVKFGCLSVRMFWWKLTEIYQGRKHSDPPVSLHGQLLWREFFYTAGAGIPNFDKMEGNPVCVQVDWDDNKEHLKAWREGRTGYPFIDAIMTQLRTEGWIHHLARHAVACFLTRGDLWISWEEGQKVFEELLLDADWSLNAGNWQWLSASAFFHQFFRVYSPIAFGKKTDKNGEYIKKYLPFLKKFPSDYIYEPWKAPRSVQERAGCIIGEDYPKPIVAHEEVRKKNLERMKAAYARRSPSAAAEGQDETSKKDANQKRPKALLKAEVRSKKVKIKST, encoded by the exons ATGACGAATATTTCGATCCACTGGTTCCGCAAGGCACTTCGCCTCCATGATAACCCTGCCTTGCTAGCAGCTATGAAGGACAGCGCTGAGGTCTACCCTATCTTTATCCTTGACCCCTGGTTCCCGAAGAATATGCGGGTCAGCGTTAACCGCTGGAGATTCCTGGTTGAATCTCTGCGAGATCTGGACGAGAGCCTCAAGAAGCTCAACTCAAG GCTGTTTGTAGTTCGTGGCAGTCCTGCAGAGGCATTCCCAGAACTATTTAAGAAGTGGAAGGTCACCCTGCTCACATTTGAAGTGGACACAGAACCTTATGCGAGGCGCCGTGATGCTGAGGTGGTGAGGTTGGCAGCTGAACATGGAGTCCAAGTTGTTCAGAAAGTGTCCCACACTTTGTACGACACTGAAAG AATCATCATTGAGAACAACGGCAAGGCACCTCTGACTTACACTCGGCTGCAGACGGTCTTGGCTTCTCTGGGTCCTCCAAAACGGCCAGTTCCAGCTCCTAGCTTGGAAAACATGAAGG AGTGCAGCACACCTGTCACAGAGGACCACGATAAGGAGTATGGTATCCCTTCTCTTGAGGAACTGGGGCAGGATCCAAAGACAGCTGGCCCCCACCTTTATCCAGGAGGAGAATCTGAGGCCATTGCTCGGCTGGACTTGTATATGAAGAGAACG TCATGGGTATGCAATTTTAAGAAGCCTGACACATCCCCCAATTCTTTGACTCCTAGCACTACGGTCCTCAGCCCCTATGTCAAATTTGGGTGCCTGTCTGTACGGATGTTCTGGTGGAAGCTGACTGAAATCTACCAGGGG AGGAAACACTCTGACCCACCGGTATCTCTGCACGGGCAACTCCTGTGGCGGGAGTTTTTCTAcacggcaggagctgggatcccCAACTTTGACAAGATGGAGGGCAATCCAGTTTGTGTGCAGGTGGACTGGGATGACAACAAGGAGCACCTCAAAGCCTGGCGTGAG GGCCGGACAGGCTACCCCTTTATAGATGCCATTATGACGCAGCTGCGCACAGAGGGCTGGATCCATCATTTGGCACGGCATGCGGTGGCTTGTTTCCTGACACGAGGAGACCTCTGGATATCCTGGGAGGAAGGGCAAAAG GTCTTTGAAGAACTGCTGCTTGATGCCGATTGGTCCTTGAATGCCGgtaactggcagtggctttctgcAAGTGCCTTTTTCCACCAGTTCTTCCGTGTCTACTCACCAATTGCCTTCGGCAAGAAGACAGACAAAAATGGAGAGTATATAAA GAAGTACCTCCCCTTCCTCAAGAAGTTTCCAAGTGACTACATTTATGAGCCTTGGAAAGCACCACGGAGCGTGCAGGAGCGTGCAGGCTGCATCATTGGTGAAGACTATCCCAAGCCCATCGTTGCTCACGAAGAAGTGCGGAAAAAGAATCTCGAACGGATGAAGGCAGCGTATGCACGGCGATCACCGAGTGCAGCTGCCGAAGGGCAGGATGAAACAAGTAAAAAAG atGCCAACCAGAAGCGGCCGAAGGCTCTATTGAAAGCTGAAGTGCGATCAAAGAAAGTGAAGATCAAAAGCACCTAA